The proteins below come from a single Bombus fervidus isolate BK054 chromosome 15, iyBomFerv1, whole genome shotgun sequence genomic window:
- the LOC139995162 gene encoding protein RRP5 homolog, whose translation MLHTEKIKIEKLQKIQKMKNKGKRNREKPVKDLEKEYSKKMCVEQTGEEKIKLEDTDYEQKPRISPCGFFWDGNPNLSLDQDKESSSDSEDEVEKKPKLRNKKLSAAERREQERQKEGEIRQREEALANNQLPNSVDQFDRLVLASPDSSIVWLQYMAYHLQATEIEKARAVARRAVKTINFREENEILNVWNAWLNLESEFGIPKTLNNVFQEAVRSNDSRKIYSHMLTVHVKAGRQMEVEKTISTMIAKFKYIPETWFNCGEALIKMGLKDKSRHIMQRALQSLPASEHVNLMARFAIMENKFGDKERAQTLFEQILSSYPKRVDIWSCYIDSLVKSNDIDIARKVLERAVVQTLPPRKMKILFKKFINFEEQHGTQEDVTRVQQMAVEYVEKQCTK comes from the exons aTGCTACACaccgaaaaaataaaaattgaaaaattacagaaaatacaaaagatgAAAAACAAAGGAAAACGAAACAGAGAGAAACCAGTGAAAGATTTAGAGAAGGAATATTCTAAGAAAATGTGTGTTGAACAAACaggagaagaaaagataaaactgGAAGATACGGATTACGAGCAGAAGCCAAGGATATCTCCGTGTGGATTTTTCTGGGATGGCAACCCCAATTTATCTCTCGATCAGGATAAAGAGTCATCCAGCGATAGTGAAGATGAAGTAGAGAAAAAACCAAAACtgagaaataagaaattaagtgCCGCTGAACGTCGAGAACAAGAAAGACAGAAGGAAGGCGAAATTCGCCAACGAGAAGAAGCGCTGGCCAACAACCAGTTACCAAATTCCGTGGATCAGTTCGACAGATTAGTTTTAGCTAGTCCAGACAGTTCAATAGTATGGTTACAGTATATGGCATACCATTTACAGGCAACAGAAATAGAGAAAGCAAGAGCAGTTGCGAGAAGAGCGGTGAAAACAATTAACTTTAGAGAggagaatgaaatattaaatgtttggAATGCGTGGTTGAATTTAGAGTCTGAATTTGGGATCCCTAAAACATTGAATAATGTTTTTCAAGAGGCAGTGAGGTCTAACGActcacgaaaaatatacagccACATGTTAACAGTTCATGTCAAGGCTGGCAGGCAGATGGAAGTGGAGAAAACAATATCTACCATGATTGCgaagtttaaatatattcctGAGACATGGTTTAATTGTGGAGAAGCTTTGATAAAAATGGGTTTGAAGGACAAATCAAGGCATATTATGCAGAGAGCATTGCAATCTTTGCCAGCATCTGAAC ATGTAAATCTAATGGCTCGGTTTGCGATTATGGAGAACAAATTTGGGGATAAAGAGAGAGCACAAACTTTGTTTGAACAAATTCTAAGTTCTTATCCAAAACGGGTGGATATATGGTCTTGTTATATCGACTCCTTAGTGAAATCTAATGATATTGATATAGcaag GAAAGTTCTAGAGAGAGCAGTTGTTCAGACATTACCGCCTAGAAAGATGAAGATCCTCTTTAAAAAGTTCATCAATTTTGAAGAACAGCATGGTACTCAGGAAGACGTGACTCGTGTTCAACAAATGGCTGTAGAATATGTAGAGAAGCAGTGTACAAAATga
- the LOC139994983 gene encoding protein RRP5 homolog: MTSKNLLRGGKEVRERKASDLLFGKYEKIGKRNREKQRAKKQDEEEPNFVPNTAERLSYATISEGLVVLGCISEVTNYDLLISLPGGLVGRAQITDISECYTNLLQNFVKSQDSETNEFKSLPELYTYGDYVVCYVKAIQSQEILQIAISLEPSLINQSLDVAYLDIGSKIVCTISSIEDHGYLVDTGLINVRAFIPTKESGSEKCLFPGKQLLCYVKEVKNNENTSTITLTLKRKLVKTICETEIKSLDSMMPGTKFDLSIKKVLSNGLCVSLNENNIGFINQIYLDEPLSKYSNSLTITGTLLYILPTIKFAYFSSTIDKSRDNTIKPGDVVEGATVLFRESRGIVLQLTKNGIRGFVSLKRTGVEYNKIIEKFAPGTTHKCRILSYSWLDGIYLCTMQRSLLEQKYFSLSDFKPGDMVNVKITDIDKVNGFVNVQLGKFNGQIAPDHISDEGLSALNKLKVDEEVEARVLFVHIGRKKVYLTLKRSLITSDLPILANIQDAKIDSKHHATIIQIHKRGILVKFFGDVKGWISHTALDTETSNVNWNCSIGQTILVKVQTVNTDSGEITVKMVNQDIQVEKAAFDIGEEVEGTIIESSTQGLYLRISRNEGQTVSTGFLPAGHMSPCMEIAALLASKYVPGDTLSALVFATVPNLILTRTIVTQGRYRNFEKLKIGDCIPCTIKDMEPDGIRLILPVSECTPFGYVSYSNVSNFNLLHTNQILMAKIFSINKKEQQLGLTLSLKKIYDDLSDPKSRMVAALDTLILYFNKLVELSSNSYYKNRPISSVKLGQRVTGKIEKITADGLVVQLQNNLLGIVSKNHYSDNKKIGDKISGTIIWINYVHELVELTTLSSIMHKISAKQNKQIQFPDGKLLRGRILMVTNWFILIFLQGIGKGTLAAIPVRRHINDLQPDLTPYTIHSKVKCYALLNSKESNIMPLCIIKSAFENKYDVRQKSNNNNYLKRKKQNQENVVLAKKIKIQKLLEVPNV; this comes from the exons atgacgtcgaaaaatcttttAAGAGGTGGAAAAGAAGTTCGAGAAAGGAAAGCATCAGATTtg TTATTTGGCAAATATGAGAAAATTGGTAAAAGGAATCGTGAGAAACAGAGGGCAAAGAAACAAGACGAAGAGGAACCAAATTTTGTTCCCAACACTGCAGAACGATTATCATATGCAACAATATCTGAAGGATTAGTGGTATTAGGATGTATTTCTGAAGTGACAAACTATGATTTGCTGATATCTTTGCCAGGCGGCTTAGTAGGTCGTGCCCAAATTACAGATATCAGTGAATGTTACACAAATTTGTTGCAAAATTTTGTCAAATCACAGGATTCTGAGACAAACGAATTTAAGTCCCTTCCTGAGTTATATACCTATGGAGATTACGTCGTATGTTATGTAAAAGCTATACAATCGCAAGAGATATTGCAAATTGCGATATCTCTTGAGCCCAGTCTGATAAATCAAAGTTTAGATGTTGCTTATTTAGATATTGGCTCAAAAATAGTATGTACTATTAGTAGTATAGAAGATCATGGTTATCTGGTAGACACAGGTTTAATAAACGTAAGAGCGTTTATTCCTACTAAGGAAAGTGGCAGTGAAAAATGTTTGT TTCCAGGTAAACAGCTTCTATGCTATGTTAAAgaagttaaaaataatgagAATACATCGACGATTACATTAACTTTGAAACGGAAGCTTGTTAAGACTATTTgtgaaacagaaattaaatcaTTGGACAGCATGATGCCAGGCACAAAATTTGATCTTTCTATAAAGAAAGTGTTGTCTAATGGCTTATGTGTTTCattaaatgaaaacaatataggattcataaatcaaatatatttagacGAGCCCTTatctaaatattcaaatagtcTGACAATTACTGgaacattattatatattttgccgACCATCAAATTTGCATACTTTAGCTCGACGATAGATAAATCTAGAGACAATACTATTAAGCCTGGAGATGTTGTAGAAGGAGCTACTGTTCTATTCAGAGAATCTCGTGGAATAGTACTACAATTAACTAAGAATGGAATACGGGGATTCGTTTCCTTGAAAAGAACAGGtgttgaatataataaaatcattgaaaaatttgcacCTGGTACTACACATAAATGCAGAATATTATCATACAGCTGGTTAGATGGAATTTATCTCTGTACCATGCAGCGTTCGCTGCTGGAACAGAAGTACTTTTCATTGTCTGATTTTAAACCTGGCGACATGGTAAATGTAAAGATTACAGATATTGACAAAGTGAATGGTTTCGTTAATGTACAACTTGGTAAATTTAATGGACAAATTGCACCAGATCATATATCTGACGAAGGTTTAAGTGCCTTAAACAAGCTGAAAGTCGACGAAGAAGTAGAAGCAAGAGTCTTGTTCGTTCATATAGGCCGGAAAAAAGTATATCTCACTTTGAAAAGGTCTTTAATAACGAGTGACTTGCCCATTTTAGCGAACATACAAGACGCGAAAATTGACTCGAAACACCACGCAACTATCATTCAAATACATAAGCGTGGAATATTGGTAAAGTTCTTCGGGGATGTTAAAGGTTGGATTTCACATACTGCTCTCGACACGGAAACATCTAACGTAAATTGGAACTGTTCGATTGGACAAACAATTTTGGTAAAAGTTCAAACAGTGAACACAGATTCGGGAGAGATAACTGTAAAAATGGTTAATCAGGACATACAAGTTGAAAAAGCAGCATTCGATATTGGTGAAGAAGTAGAAGGCACAATAATAGAATCATCCACTCAAGGGTTATATTTAAGAATCAGTAGAAATGAAGGACAAACTGTTAGTACAGGATTTTTACCAGCTGGTCACATGTCACCTTGTATGGAGATTGCAGCTCTACTGGCATCAAAATATGTTCCTGGTGATACACTTTCAGCTCTTGTATTTGCTACAGTacctaatttaattttaactagGACTATTGTAACTCAAGGAAGATACAGGAATTTTGAGAAACTGAAAATAGGAGACTGTATACCTTGTACGATCAAAGATATGGAGCCAGATGGTATAAGACTAATTTTACCAGTTTCAGAATGTACGCCATTTGGATATGTGTCCTATAGTAACGTTAGTAATTTTAATCTACTGCACACAAACCAAATTTTAatggcaaaaatattttctattaacaaGAAAGAACAACAATTAGGACTAACATTGTCgctaaagaaaatatacgatGATCTATCTGATCCTAAAAGTCGAATGGTGGCAGCATTGGATACATTGATcctgtattttaataaattagtagAACTTTCAAGTAATTCATATTACAAAAACAGACCAATTTCATCTGTAAAATTAGGGCAGAGAGTTACTGGaaagattgaaaaaattaCGGCTGATGGTTTGGTTGTTCAATTACAGAATAACTTGCTAGGTATAGTGTCTAAGAATCATTACtctgataataaaaaaatagggGACAAAATTTCTGGGACGATTATATGGATAAATTACGTACACGAGCTTGTCGAATTGACCACGTTATCGTCAATAATGCACAAAATAAGTGCCAAACAAAATAAGCAAATACAATTCCCGGACGGCAAATTGCTACGTGGTAGAATCTTAATGGTGACAAATTGGTTTATCTTGATATTCCTACAAGGTATTGGTAAAGGAACTTTAGCTGCGATACCTGTACGTCGTCACATAAACGATTTACAGCCAGATCTAACACCTTATACTATTCATTCTAAAGTTAAATGTTACGCCTTATTAAATTCCAAAGAATCCAATATTATGCCTCTCTGCATCATAAAATCTGCATTTGAAAACAAGTATGATGTGAGACAgaaatcgaataataataattacttaaaaaggaagaaacaaaacCAAGAGAACGTGGTACTtgccaaaaaaataaaaattcaaaagttaCTGGAAGTACCGAATGTGTAA